From one Henningerozyma blattae CBS 6284 chromosome 1, complete genome genomic stretch:
- the ESC2 gene encoding Esc2p (similar to Saccharomyces cerevisiae ESC2 (YDR363W); ancestral locus Anc_5.425), with amino-acid sequence MSSDDSQDYSTSDDDDDFFIAHDIEEPANQDGRELPQQQISNTSEDFEEGKPSIHTATNQDLLPLDLSTEISLANVNVVDKYRENILQIDESEPNIPIYDIVYESPNYNNSSKRITRGRSKLRNSNSEFPKSPNDSLSRSQSRSLSPYNTKRQKISSTNSKVNNKLNSNEKELMSDEAEDEDDEFFKALKHSSSVPPSSTMKSDIKTTKDQGNPKRIYNVRFISKIEGTLDKKVQVKVLGKFPFSKILPPALKAFSEEYKIPNVLKQYYRVNNVTLYWNDSKLLNFMTCNSLNIPQIYENEISDVEIIVITKTNEKSYEDKINMSLKQNIEQNLAQKSNEIKELRKLKVESFEHNSIQEFEKELKELSQDGVDTKQTANIDDIPNESHIKIALLTQDNKKLYVKVRNSTPFSELVNYFREQKQLGETQQIKLIFDNEELDLNETVGDQDMEDEDMIEVVLI; translated from the coding sequence atgaGTTCTGACGATTCACAAGATTATTCAACCAGtgatgacgatgatgattttttcattgcTCATGATATAGAAGAGCCAGCAAACCAAGATGGCAGGGAACTTCCACAGCAACAAATTTCAAACACCAGTgaagattttgaagaagGAAAGCCTTCTATTCATACTGCAACCAATCAAGACCTTTTACCATTAGATTTATCGACAGAAATTAGCCTAGCTAACGTTAATGTGGTTGACAAATATCGTGAGAATATTCTCCAAATCGACGAGTCTGAACCTAACATCCCCATATACGATATAGTATATGAAAGTCCGAACTACAATAACTCTAGTAAAAGAATAACAAGAGGAAGATCAAAACttagaaattcaaattcagaATTTCCTAAATCTCCAAACGATTCTCTTTCTAGGTCACAATCTAGATCACTTTCTCCATATAATACAAAACGccaaaaaatatcatctaCTAATTCAAAAGTAAATAACAAGTTAAATTCCAATGAGAAAGAACTAATGTCAGATGAAgcagaagatgaagatgatgaattttttaaagctTTGAAACATTCTTCTTCTGTGCCGCCTTCATCAACCATGAAATCTGATATAAAAACCACAAAAGATCAAGGAAACCCTAAGAGAATATATAATGTGAGatttatatcaaaaatagAGGGAACATTGGATAAAAAAGTACAGGTAAAAGTTTTAGGAAAATTCCCGTTCTCCAAAATATTACCACCAGCTTTGAAAGCATTTTCTGAAGAATACAAAATCCCAAATGTTTTGAAACAGTACTATAGAGTTAACAATGTAACACTTTATTGGAATGATTCGaaactattaaattttatgaCCTGTAATTCGCTAAATATTCCTcaaatatatgaaaatgaaatatctGATGTAGAAATAATTGTGATTACAAAGACTAACGAAAAAAGTTatgaagataaaattaatatgaGTTTAAAGCAAAATATTGAACAAAACTTAGCACAGAAATCTAACGAAATCAAAGAACTTCGTAAATTAAAGGTAGAATCTTTTGAAcataattcaattcaagaatttgaaaaagaacttaaagaattatctCAAGATGGTGTAGATACGAAACAAACAGCAAATATAGATGATATTCCGAATGAATCTCATATCAAAATTGCTCTACTTACACAAGACAATAAAAAGTTGTATGTAAAGGTTCGAAACTCAACACCATTTTCGGAGCTAGTGAATTATTTTAGAGAACAAAAACAACTAGGAGAAACCcaacaaattaaattaattttcgACAATGAAGAATTGGACTTAAATGAGACAGTTGGGGATCAAGATATGGAGGATGAAGATATGATAGAAGTCGTACTAATTTAG
- the TBLA0A03700 gene encoding sugar porter family MFS transporter — protein MSEKSTIVEQEHSSNLLDNTDITSVASTPSNKNETDITPEGDPKTESENATNIAAPPSPPGTNWGICVLCLMVAFGGYISGWDSGTIGGYESQTDFLKRFGSKRSDGTYYLSKVRTGLLTSMFNIGNAIGCFFLGRLGDMYGRRIGLIVAAVIFIVGNIIQIASIRAWYQYMIGRIVAGVGAGLIAILSPMLISEVAPKNSRGAMVSCYQLMITLGIFLGYCTNFGTKRYHNSTQWRVGVGLQFAWCLCMISAMMFVPESPRFLVEKGRIEEAKRSIGRSNGVSPDDPVAIWELDEIQVVVDKSRAEGEAGWLDLFNTEHKIFQRVIMGIAIMAFQQLTGANYFFYYGTTIFKAVGMKDGFEAAIVFGVVNFFSTCCALLFVDRLGRRRCLLYGAAGMICCMVVFASVGVKRLWPKGKKAGISSQGAGDCMICFSCFFLFCFATSWAPIAFVIISETFPLNVKAKGMALAIVSNQLWNFCIGFFTPFISNSINFAYGYVFLGCICLAWIYVFFFVPETKGLVLEDVDIMWREGTLPWKSASWIPPSERGANYDVDALANDDSSPWRKMFGRK, from the coding sequence atgtcAGAAAAAAGTACAATTGTTGAGCAAGAACATAGCAGTAATTTATTGGATAACACTGATATCACTTCTGTAGCTTCTACGccttcaaataaaaatgagaCTGATATAACTCCTGAAGGTGATCCCAAAACTGAGTCTGAAAATGCCACCAATATAGCTGCCCCACCATCTCCACCTGGAACAAACTGGGGTATTTGTGTTTTATGTTTAATGGTTGCTTTCGGTGGGTATATATCTGGTTGGGATTCTGGTACTATTGGCGGTTATGAATCTCAAACCGATTTCTTAAAGAGATTTGGTTCAAAAAGAAGTGATGGTACTTATTACTTATCTAAGGTTAGGACTGGTTTATTAACATCCATGTTTAATATAGGTAATGCCATTGGATGTTTCTTTTTGGGGCGTTTAGGAGATATGTATGGCCGTCGTATAGGATTAATTGTTGCTGCCGTTATTTTCATAGTGGGAAATATCATTCAGATTGCTTCTATTAGAGCTTGGTATCAATATATGATTGGTAGAATTGTTGCTGGTGTAGGAGCTGGTTTGATTGCAATTTTGTCTCCTATGTTAATATCTGAAGTGGCACCAAAAAATAGTAGAGGTGCAATGGTTTCCTGTTATCAACTGATGATCACTTTAGGTATTTTCTTAGGTTACTGTACAAATTTTGGTACCAAGAGATACCATAATTCTACTCAATGGAGAGTTGGTGTGGGTTTGCAATTTGCATGGTGTTTATGTATGATTAGTGCCATGATGTTCGTCCCAGAATCTCCAAGATTTTTGGTTGAAAAGGGCAGAATCGAAGAAGCTAAACGTTCAATTGGTAGATCAAATGGTGTTTCTCCAGATGATCCAGTGGCTATATGGGAGTTAGATGAAATTCAAGTTGTCGTGGACAAGAGTAGAGCCGAGGGTGAAGCTGGTTGGctagatttatttaatacaGAACACAAGATTTTCCAAAGAGTTATTATGGGAATTGCAATTATGGCTTTTCAACAATTAACAGGTGCTaactattttttctattatggTACTACTATTTTCAAAGCTGTTGGTATGAAAGATGGGTTTGAAGCCGCCATTGTTTTTGGTGTTGTTAATTTCTTCTCCACCTGTTGTGCATTATTGTTTGTCGATAGGTTAGGAAGAAGGAGATGCCTACTATATGGAGCTGCAGGCATGATTTGTTGTATGGTTGTCTTTGCTTCCGTTGGGGTTAAAAGATTATGGCCCAAAGGTAAGAAGGCCGGTATCTCTTCCCAAGGTGCTGGTGATTGTATGATTTGTTTCTCttgttttttcttattttgttttgctACTTCATGGGCCCCAATTGCTTTCGTTATAATTTCAGAAACTTTCCCATTGAATGTTAAGGCTAAGGGTATGGCTCTAGCCATTGTTTCCAATCAATTGTGGAATTTTTGTATTGGGTTTTTTACACcatttatttcaaattctattAACTTTGCTTATGGGTATGTTTTCTTAGGCTGCATATGCCTGGCATGGATTTatgtatttttctttgttccAGAAACTAAGGGTCTAGTATTGGAAGACGTTGATATAATGTGGAGAGAGGGGACACTACCATGGAAGTCTGCTTCATGGATCCCTCCATCTGAGAGAGGGGCTAACTACGACGTCGATGCCTTGGCTAACGATGACTCCTCACCATGGAGGAAAATGTTTggtagaaaataa
- the APE4 gene encoding aspartyl aminopeptidase (similar to Saccharomyces cerevisiae YHR113W; ancestral locus Anc_5.424), with protein MLKMTSTQYAKEFVNFLNASPSPYHTVYNIKNHLISNGFKELSERDQWNGKVEKLGKYFVTRNNSSIIAFIVGNNWKPGNPIAITGAHTDSPVLRIKPISKRTTENFLQIGVECYGGGIWHSWFDSDLSVAGRVFVNDKSTGKHISKLVNLNKPLLKIPTLAIHLDRGVNEKFQFNKESQLLPVGGLLKEDEKTQGKEKSHDCTGIDTSSKDATFIKSIIERHHKDLLQLIVEDLSLESIDYIEDFELILYDNKSSCLGGLHDEFIFSGRLDNLTSCFTSMHGLTEATSNLENESGIRLMASFDHEEIGSSSAQGADSNFLPNILERITSLKFDKTDITEPLAKSLILESSAKSFFLSSDVSHGVHPNYASKHESNHKPLLGKGPVIKVNANQRYMTNSPGIVLINQITKEAKVPLQFFVAANDSPCGSTIGPILASKTGIRTLDLGNPILSMHSIRETGASNDIEYQIKLFKTFFERYSQVEESIVV; from the coding sequence ATGCTGAAAATGACTTCTACTCAATATGCCAAGGAATTTGTAAACTTCTTAAACGCTTCTCCATCACCATATCATACTGTTTATAATATCAAGAACCATTTAATTTCTAATGGTTTTAAGGAATTATCTGAACGTGACCAATGGAATGGTAAAGTCGAAAAATTGgggaaatattttgttacaagaaataattcttcaattattGCCTTTATTGTTGGTAACAATTGGAAGCCTGGTAATCCAATTGCCATCACCGGTGCTCATACTGATTCACCTGTCTTACGTATTAAACCAATTTCTAAGCGTACTACGGAAAACTTTCTACAAATTGGTGTCGAATGTTACGGTGGCGGAATTTGGCATTCTTGGTTTGATTCAGATTTATCTGTTGCTGGTAGAGTATTTGTAAATGATAAATCTACGGGTAAacatatttcaaaattagtTAACTTAAATAAACCATTGTTGAAAATCCCCACCTTGGCCATTCATTTGGATAGAGGagtaaatgaaaaatttcaatttaataaagaatctCAATTATTACCAGTTGGTGGCTTATTAAAGGAAGACGAAAAAACTCAAGGCAAGGAAAAGTCACATGATTGTACAGGCATTGATACAAGCTCTAAGGATGCCACTTTTATTAAGTCTATAATTGAAAGACACCATAAGGATCTTTTGCAATTAATTGTAGAAGATTTATCATTGGAATCGATTGATTATATTGAAGATTTCGAATTGATCTTATACGACAATAAGAGTTCCTGTTTAGGTGGTCTTCACgatgaatttatttttagtggcagattagataatttaacCTCATGCTTTACATCAATGCATGGGTTAACAGAAGCTACTagtaatttagaaaatgaatcAGGTATTAGATTGATGGCTTCTTTCGATCATGAAGAAATTGGTTCATCATCTGCTCAAGGGGCCGATTCAAATTTCTTACCAAATATTCTAGAAAGAATTACTTCCTTGAAGTTTGATAAAACTGATATAACCGAACCACTTGCAAAATCTTTGATTCTTGAATCTTCTGCAAAATCATTCTTCTTATCATCGGACGTTTCACATGGTGTTCATCCAAATTATGCATCAAAACATGAATCCAATCACAAACCACTTCTAGGAAAAGGCCCTGTAATCAAAGTTAATGCAAACCAACGTTACATGACTAACTCACCAGGTATTGTATTAATTAACCAAATTACTAAAGAAGCCAAAGTTCCCttacaattttttgtaGCTGCCAATGATTCTCCATGTGGTTCGACAATTGGTCCAATTTTAGCTTCAAAAACAGGTATTAGAACATTAGATCTTGGTAATCCAATTCTAAGTATGCATTCGATTCGTGAAACAGGTGCTTCAAACGATATTGAAtatcaaatcaaattatttaaaacatttttcGAACGTTATTCTCAAGTAGAAGAATCAATTGTTGTTTAG